Proteins found in one Cyprinus carpio isolate SPL01 chromosome B10, ASM1834038v1, whole genome shotgun sequence genomic segment:
- the LOC122138599 gene encoding FRAS1-related extracellular matrix protein 2-like: protein MNYYGIVVVYFRTEARFRGLFVAAHSAANLRGQKSAASPVKSIVLSADHPGLTFNLTLVRTEPTYSQPVQQWMFISDFAVRDYSGTYTVKLIPCTAALNVEYTVPPVCNPREPVTFDLDIRFQQVSDPVAVEFSLNTQMFLLSKKALWLSDGSMGFGQESDVAFSEGDTIYGRVMVDPVQNLGGSFYCNIEKVYLCTGADGYVPKYNPAKSEFGCLADSPSLLYRFKMIDKAQPETQAKSFGDVSFKALLAVDDPSALSLVKQPGSDGFRLDSTPLFQVAVGREWFIHTIYTVRSKDNAKRGISKRSVEYHSITSGDLVPAEARGRYRRSNREVPALAEEIGPENKRGTNIMHIALDRSRRRSASGDELFADGLSPRELSGRGAEEDAVTVAGAVVGLLLTVLVVIVLALMVRSRRTPVKKALSVSSSLQPVIVRSSLDDGDSSEV from the exons ATGAATTATTATGGGATTGTAGTTGTTTACTTCCGCACAGAGGCTCGCTTCAGGGGCTTGTTTGTAGCAGCACATTCTG CAGCAAATTTGAGGGGTCAGAAGAGTGCAG CATCCCCTGTGAAGTCCATTGTATTGAGTGCAGACCACCCAGGCTTGACCTTCAACCTCACTCTGGTTAGGACTGAGCCGACCTACAGCCAGCCTGTCCAGCAATGGATGTTCATTTCAGACTTTGCA GTTCGAGATTATTCAGGCACATACACAGTGAAGCTGATTCCCTGTACAGCAGCGCTGAATGTGGAGTACACTGTTCCTCCAGTCTGCAACCCTAGAGAGCCGGTTACTTTTGATCTTGATATCCGCTTTCAGCAG GTGAGTGACCCTGTCGCGGTGGAGTTCAGTCTGAACACACAGATGTTCTTGTTGTCTAAGAAGGCGTTGTGGTTGTCAGATGGATCTATGGGCTTCGGTCAAGAAAGTGATGTGGCTTTCTCTGAGG GTGACACAATCTATGGCCGGGTGATGGTGGACCCTGTGCAGAACTTGGGTGGCTCTTTCTACTGTAACATTGAGAAGGTGTATCTGTGCACCGGCGCTGATGGATATGTTCCTAAATACAACCCCGCCAAGTCTGAGTTTGGATGCCTTGCAGACTCTCCGTCCCTGCTGTACAGATTCAAAATGATC GACAAAGCCCAGCCAGAGACTCAGGCCAAGAGTTTTGGGGACGTGAGTTTCAAGGCCCTGCTGGCTGTAGATGACCCCTCTGCCCTTTCTCTGGTGAAGCAGCCAGGATCTGATGGATTCCGACTGGATTCTACTCCTCTTTTCCAG GTGGCAGTAGGAAGAGAGTGGTTCATTCACACTATCTACACTGTGCGTTCAAAAGACAACGCCAAGCGTGGCATTAGCAAGCGAAGTGTGGAGTACCACTCAATAACATCAGGTGACCTTGTACCAGCGGAGGCCAGAGGACGCTACAGACGCTCCAACAGAGAAGTCCCGGCCCTGGCGGAGGAGATCGGACCCGAGAACAAGCGAGGAACGAATATCATGCACATCGCTCTGGACCGCAGCCGTCGGCGCTCTGCGTCTGGGGACGAGCTGTTCGCAGACGGACTGTCTCCACGGGAGCTCAGTGGACGAGGTGCGGAAGAGGACGCGGTGACTGTGGCAGGAGCCGTCGTGGGACTGCTGCTCACCGTCCTCGTGGTTATAGTGTTGGCACTGATGGTTCGCTCAAGGCGGACGCCTGTGAAAAAGGCCCTAAGTGTCTCGTCCAGCCTGCAGCCTGTTATAGTTAGAAGTAGTCTTGATGATGGTGACAGCTCAGAGGTCTGA